A stretch of the Flavobacterium aquiphilum genome encodes the following:
- a CDS encoding choice-of-anchor I family protein: MVKKSVAVLAILFLIVGCDNNNNDSSKPTEETVNENPSTFKEIGSITIGGTAAAEISAYDETTKKLFTVNNSGVNRIDIIDLSDPSKPTIVGKIDLTVYNGAANSVSTYNGKVAVAMESTINKQDPGKVAVFEASNYALVKEVAVGALPDMITYSPDGKFILTANEGEPNDTYSQDPDGSVSIIDITSNYAVTTLNFASFTSQLADLKAKGFRIASPTNNFAADIEPEYITVSADSKTAWVTLQENNGIAKIDLASKKITQLFPLGYKDYNLAENALDINDKDGGVVFSTWKLKGLFNPDAISNFEVNNVQYIVTANEGDAREYSAFTDVRRINHSSVILDPIAFPNAALLKNDANMGRLNINVKMGDTDGDGDLDELVAFGGRSFSIWNASTGQIVFDSKNELDKKAYEAGLYDDGRSDDKGVEPEAVYVTKMGDKQILFVGMERADAVMVFDVSNPTAPKYLQTLKTGDAPEGLLFIPASKSPTKRTLVLASCEGDGSIKIFQPELN; this comes from the coding sequence ATGGTAAAGAAAAGTGTAGCTGTATTGGCAATATTATTTTTAATAGTAGGTTGTGATAACAACAACAATGATTCAAGTAAACCTACTGAAGAAACAGTAAATGAAAATCCGTCAACTTTCAAAGAAATTGGTTCTATAACCATTGGAGGTACAGCCGCCGCTGAAATTAGTGCTTATGACGAAACTACTAAAAAACTTTTTACCGTTAACAACAGTGGTGTGAACAGAATTGATATAATTGATCTTTCTGATCCTTCAAAGCCTACCATAGTTGGTAAAATTGATTTGACGGTTTATAATGGTGCAGCCAATAGCGTGTCAACTTACAATGGAAAAGTTGCTGTAGCTATGGAATCTACCATAAACAAGCAAGATCCGGGTAAAGTTGCTGTTTTTGAAGCTTCAAATTATGCCCTTGTAAAAGAAGTAGCCGTTGGAGCATTGCCTGATATGATTACTTATTCTCCTGATGGAAAATTTATTTTGACTGCCAACGAAGGGGAGCCGAACGATACTTATTCGCAAGACCCGGACGGTTCGGTTTCTATTATTGATATAACGTCCAATTATGCTGTAACAACTTTGAATTTTGCAAGTTTTACGAGTCAATTAGCTGATTTAAAAGCGAAAGGGTTTAGGATTGCAAGCCCGACAAACAATTTTGCCGCCGATATTGAACCAGAATACATTACTGTTTCTGCCGATTCAAAAACAGCTTGGGTTACTTTGCAAGAGAATAATGGCATTGCTAAAATTGATTTAGCATCAAAAAAAATCACACAACTTTTTCCTTTAGGTTATAAAGATTACAATTTGGCTGAAAATGCTTTGGATATTAATGATAAAGATGGTGGTGTCGTTTTTAGTACCTGGAAATTGAAAGGCTTGTTTAATCCAGATGCCATTAGCAATTTTGAAGTGAATAACGTTCAGTATATTGTTACTGCAAATGAAGGTGATGCCCGTGAATATTCTGCTTTTACAGATGTTCGAAGAATAAACCATTCTTCCGTTATTTTGGATCCGATTGCTTTTCCAAATGCAGCTTTGCTAAAAAATGATGCCAATATGGGAAGATTGAATATCAATGTGAAAATGGGTGATACTGATGGCGATGGTGATCTTGATGAATTGGTTGCTTTTGGAGGTCGTTCTTTTTCAATATGGAATGCTAGTACAGGACAAATAGTTTTTGACAGTAAAAATGAATTAGATAAAAAAGCATACGAAGCAGGTCTTTATGATGACGGAAGAAGTGATGATAAAGGTGTGGAGCCAGAAGCTGTTTATGTAACGAAAATGGGAGATAAGCAAATTCTTTTTGTGGGAATGGAACGCGCTGATGCGGTAATGGTTTTCGATGTAAGCAATCCAACGGCTCCAAAATACCTGCAAACTTTAAAAACAGGTGATGCTCCTGAAGGACTATTGTTTATCCCGGCTTCTAAAAGTCCAACGAAAAGAACTTTGGTTTTGGCAAGTTGCGAAGGAGACGGTTCTATTAAAATTTTCCAGCCTGAATTAAACTAA
- a CDS encoding carbon-nitrogen hydrolase, protein MSKKKYKIAVIQLNLNDIAENNLKKCLSWVRDAANQGAEVISLPELYSSHYFCQSEDVENFALAEPLYSTSFIAFSELAKELGVVIIVPFFEKRMAGIYHNSAYIIDTDGSEAGLYRKMHIPDDPHFYEKFYFTPGDLGFNAFPTQKGKIGTLICWDQWYPEAARLTALKGADVLFYPTAIGWHPLEKEQYGENQHGAWMNVMKGHAVANGVYVAAANRIGLEQYIEGTAGIQFWGSSFIAGPQGEILAQASHDKEEILIAEVDLDLQENVRQNWPFFRDRRIDAFGDITKRAID, encoded by the coding sequence ATGTCAAAGAAGAAATACAAAATAGCAGTGATTCAGTTGAATCTAAACGATATTGCTGAAAATAACCTTAAGAAATGTTTGAGTTGGGTGCGCGATGCAGCCAATCAAGGGGCTGAGGTGATTTCGTTGCCTGAGTTATACAGCAGTCATTATTTTTGTCAAAGTGAAGATGTTGAAAATTTTGCTCTGGCAGAACCATTATACAGCACTTCGTTTATTGCTTTTAGTGAATTGGCAAAAGAATTGGGAGTGGTAATCATTGTTCCTTTCTTCGAAAAAAGAATGGCAGGAATTTACCACAACAGTGCTTATATCATCGACACTGATGGTTCAGAAGCTGGATTATACCGTAAAATGCATATCCCGGACGACCCACATTTCTATGAAAAATTCTATTTCACACCTGGTGATTTAGGTTTCAATGCATTCCCTACTCAAAAAGGAAAAATTGGGACTTTAATTTGCTGGGATCAATGGTATCCGGAAGCTGCACGTTTAACAGCCTTAAAAGGTGCTGACGTATTATTTTACCCAACTGCAATCGGTTGGCACCCGCTTGAAAAAGAACAATACGGCGAAAATCAACATGGTGCCTGGATGAACGTAATGAAAGGCCATGCAGTTGCCAATGGTGTATATGTTGCTGCTGCTAACAGAATTGGTTTGGAACAATATATCGAAGGAACTGCTGGAATTCAGTTTTGGGGTTCTTCGTTTATTGCGGGGCCACAAGGAGAAATTTTGGCGCAAGCCTCACACGATAAAGAAGAAATCCTAATTGCTGAAGTTGACTTGGATTTACAGGAAAATGTACGCCAAAACTGGCCTTTCTTTAGAGATAGAAGAATCGATGCCTTTGGTGACATAACCAAAAGAGCGATTGACTAA
- a CDS encoding NADPH-dependent F420 reductase, whose amino-acid sequence MKIAILGTGAVGTTIGSKLIELGHEVMLGSRSNTNEKATEFVNKHDKNAYKGTFEEAATFGEIIFNCVKGEFSIAALKSAGSGINNKIIIDVSNPIDTSKGAPLSLIPELCNTNSLGEEIQRNFPNIKVVKTFNTMWSTLMMIPSMLQDGDHTNFICGNDEEAKNEVKNLLYEIGWKEKSIIDLGDITAARGTECLILLWLKIWGATIGTFSIKVVN is encoded by the coding sequence ATGAAAATAGCAATTTTAGGCACAGGCGCAGTTGGCACAACAATTGGCTCAAAATTAATTGAATTAGGTCATGAAGTAATGCTAGGATCTAGAAGCAATACGAATGAAAAAGCAACCGAATTTGTAAACAAACATGATAAAAATGCTTATAAAGGCACTTTTGAAGAAGCTGCTACATTTGGCGAAATTATCTTCAATTGTGTCAAAGGAGAGTTCTCTATTGCAGCTTTAAAATCTGCAGGGAGTGGAATTAACAACAAAATCATCATTGATGTATCGAACCCTATTGATACCAGTAAAGGAGCACCTTTAAGTCTAATTCCTGAGCTCTGTAATACCAATTCATTAGGTGAAGAAATTCAAAGAAATTTTCCAAATATAAAAGTGGTAAAAACATTCAACACGATGTGGAGTACCTTGATGATGATTCCATCCATGCTTCAGGATGGTGATCATACGAATTTTATTTGTGGCAACGATGAAGAAGCTAAAAATGAAGTCAAAAATTTGTTGTACGAAATAGGATGGAAAGAAAAATCAATAATAGATTTAGGCGATATCACTGCTGCCAGAGGAACCGAATGTTTAATCTTACTATGGTTAAAAATTTGGGGAGCCACAATTGGAACATTTAGTATTAAAGTGGTCAATTAA
- a CDS encoding L,D-transpeptidase has product MQKIILILALALLFVSCKKEKDEVITVKKTIIRKAPKNISFHFEDTKQWLSENPINKQLQIVLAVNRMDKSHLTKKDSILIPGDLSGDIEFYLPFPLEVPYLIPVKKIVFFSYPTQTFAAYENGELIHTGPTNMGRKLAQTPTGLFFTNWKAERTTSTFNDEWDLRWNFNIANKAGVGWHQYDLPGYPASHSCLRLLEKDAKYLYKWADQWILKDDQNILVKGTPVIVFGKYDFDAPKPWLQLTENPKALDISPSEIEKITSPYLDDILTEQEKRENRKQ; this is encoded by the coding sequence ATGCAAAAGATAATTCTCATACTCGCCCTAGCTCTGCTATTCGTTTCGTGCAAAAAGGAAAAAGACGAAGTTATTACTGTCAAAAAAACAATTATCCGAAAAGCGCCTAAAAACATTTCATTTCATTTCGAAGACACAAAACAATGGCTCTCTGAAAATCCGATTAACAAACAACTCCAAATTGTTCTTGCCGTTAACCGCATGGATAAATCGCATTTGACAAAAAAGGATTCCATCCTTATCCCCGGGGATTTGAGTGGCGATATTGAGTTTTATCTTCCGTTTCCTTTAGAAGTTCCTTATCTGATTCCTGTCAAAAAGATTGTCTTTTTTTCCTATCCCACACAAACATTTGCAGCTTATGAAAATGGCGAGCTAATTCACACTGGACCAACCAATATGGGGCGAAAATTGGCACAAACGCCTACCGGGCTTTTTTTCACCAACTGGAAAGCTGAAAGAACAACCAGTACTTTTAATGATGAGTGGGACTTGCGTTGGAATTTTAACATTGCGAACAAAGCCGGTGTGGGCTGGCATCAATATGACTTGCCCGGTTATCCGGCCTCGCATTCTTGCTTGCGGTTACTGGAAAAAGACGCCAAATACCTTTACAAATGGGCTGATCAATGGATCTTGAAAGACGATCAAAACATTTTGGTCAAAGGAACTCCCGTGATTGTTTTTGGAAAATATGATTTTGATGCGCCAAAACCCTGGCTGCAATTAACAGAAAATCCTAAAGCTTTGGATATCTCTCCATCCGAAATCGAAAAAATAACCTCACCTTATCTGGACGACATCTTAACGGAACAGGAAAAAAGGGAAAATCGAAAACAATAA
- a CDS encoding glycoside hydrolase family 28 protein produces the protein MKKNPISLLCIALTAFLAICSKDVAAQNSKSVVAYPNVEFKMAKVQEPIIPKNTVNIKDFGAVNGGTVLNTKAFADAIDAVSKKGGGKVIIPPGIWLTGPIILKSNIELHAEAGALIKFSTNKDLYPLVQTSFEGLNTWRCMSPIYGKNLENVAFTGKGVWDGNGQVWRMVKKGKLTESQWKAVVASGGVLNDKKESWYPSEQYFKAATAGNTDQNVRLDLKTKEDFEAIRDFLRPVMVSIQNSKKVLFDGPVFQNSPAWNIHPLMIQDLIIRNVTVRNPWYSQNGDGLDVESCKNVLVENSSFDVGDDAICIKSGKDKDGRDRGIPCENLVIRNNIVYHGHGGVTVGSEMSGGVKNMHVSNCTFMGTDVGLRFKSNRGRGGIVENIFISDIFMTDIPSQAISFDLYYGGKSIAETLAEGGNKINNVAVPVDEKTPQFKNITIKNITINGASQAVFLQGLPEMNLENIEISNLNVKAEKGFSIIDANGIKINNAKLDIENPSVFEIYNGKNLSIKNTEFNSTSPKAVSINGEACKNIELVSNPKLDFNQKTVVGENVPKTAVKF, from the coding sequence ATGAAAAAGAATCCAATTAGCTTACTATGTATTGCTTTGACTGCATTCCTGGCAATTTGTTCCAAAGATGTTGCAGCCCAAAACTCAAAGTCGGTTGTGGCCTACCCGAACGTTGAATTCAAAATGGCAAAAGTACAAGAGCCAATAATACCCAAAAACACGGTAAACATTAAAGATTTTGGTGCTGTAAATGGTGGAACCGTTTTAAACACAAAAGCTTTTGCCGATGCGATTGATGCTGTATCCAAAAAAGGAGGTGGAAAAGTGATTATCCCTCCTGGAATTTGGCTTACCGGACCAATCATTTTAAAAAGCAACATCGAATTGCATGCTGAAGCTGGTGCTTTAATTAAATTTTCAACCAACAAGGATTTATATCCATTGGTACAAACCAGTTTTGAAGGTTTAAACACTTGGCGTTGTATGTCTCCTATTTACGGTAAAAACCTAGAAAACGTAGCTTTCACAGGAAAAGGTGTTTGGGACGGTAACGGACAAGTTTGGCGAATGGTGAAAAAAGGAAAACTTACCGAAAGCCAATGGAAAGCTGTAGTCGCTTCGGGAGGAGTGCTCAACGATAAAAAAGAAAGTTGGTATCCTTCTGAACAGTATTTTAAAGCAGCTACAGCAGGAAATACAGATCAAAATGTACGCTTGGATTTAAAAACTAAAGAAGATTTTGAGGCAATTCGCGATTTTCTTCGTCCGGTTATGGTAAGTATCCAAAACAGTAAAAAAGTTTTATTTGACGGGCCTGTGTTTCAAAATTCTCCTGCATGGAATATTCACCCCTTGATGATTCAGGATTTGATTATTCGTAATGTGACGGTTCGTAATCCTTGGTATTCCCAAAATGGCGATGGTCTTGATGTTGAATCCTGCAAAAATGTTCTTGTTGAAAATTCGAGTTTTGACGTAGGAGACGATGCAATTTGTATTAAATCAGGAAAAGACAAAGACGGTCGTGACCGCGGGATTCCTTGCGAAAACCTTGTCATCAGAAACAACATTGTTTATCATGGACATGGAGGTGTAACTGTAGGTAGTGAAATGTCGGGAGGTGTAAAAAACATGCACGTTTCCAATTGTACTTTTATGGGAACTGATGTTGGATTACGTTTCAAAAGTAACCGTGGACGTGGTGGAATCGTTGAAAACATTTTTATTTCGGACATTTTTATGACTGATATCCCGTCACAAGCTATTTCATTCGACCTTTATTACGGTGGAAAATCCATTGCCGAGACTTTGGCCGAAGGTGGTAATAAAATCAATAATGTTGCTGTTCCGGTAGATGAAAAAACACCACAGTTCAAAAACATCACGATTAAAAACATTACCATAAATGGTGCTTCTCAAGCTGTGTTCCTTCAAGGTTTACCAGAAATGAACCTTGAAAACATCGAAATTTCTAATTTGAATGTTAAAGCAGAAAAAGGTTTCTCAATCATCGATGCTAACGGAATCAAAATCAACAATGCCAAATTGGATATAGAAAACCCTAGCGTTTTTGAAATCTATAACGGTAAAAATTTGTCTATCAAAAACACCGAATTCAATTCGACTTCTCCTAAAGCGGTAAGCATAAATGGTGAAGCCTGCAAAAACATCGAATTGGTTTCAAATCCAAAATTGGATTTCAACCAAAAAACCGTTGTTGGAGAAAATGTTCCCAAAACGGCTGTTAAATTTTAA
- the pelA gene encoding pectate lyase: MKIDLKKLAILTALLGFTGFELQAQNNADVNSISTKPFQDGVNHWYHIKDEGNIVNPVENQPQYAESDYTKIADNILLFQRNNGGWPKNYDMRAILTPEQVQKVIDTKGILHTTFDNETTYTHIYYLAQVYTVTKNEAYKKGCLKGIDFIFDAQYGNGGWPQYFPLEKGYSRHITFNDGAYMGIMNLLKKIIDNDPNFAFIDAKTKNKVDKAYEKGLDCILKMQIVDNGKLTAWCQQHDEITLLPAWARKFEPPSICNGESSDIVLFLMSLDNPNEKIIKSIESAVQWFAASQIHNTRVETFDAPQFESKYKTVTKDNRVVNDPAAPPIWTRYYELGTERPLFCDRDSKYLYSLAEVSRERRVGYAWYTYSPQKVLDKYPKWQKKWAPTTAIIKQ, from the coding sequence ATGAAAATAGATTTAAAAAAATTGGCAATACTCACTGCACTGCTTGGTTTTACAGGCTTTGAATTGCAGGCGCAAAATAATGCCGATGTTAACAGCATCAGTACCAAACCGTTTCAAGATGGTGTAAATCACTGGTACCACATTAAGGACGAGGGCAATATTGTGAATCCGGTTGAAAATCAGCCGCAATACGCCGAGTCGGATTACACCAAAATTGCAGATAACATCCTTTTGTTTCAACGAAATAATGGCGGATGGCCAAAGAATTATGACATGAGAGCCATTTTGACGCCGGAACAAGTGCAAAAAGTCATCGATACCAAAGGAATCTTGCATACTACTTTTGACAATGAAACAACTTACACACATATCTACTATTTGGCGCAGGTATATACGGTAACAAAGAATGAGGCTTATAAAAAAGGATGCCTGAAAGGAATTGATTTTATTTTTGATGCGCAATATGGCAATGGTGGCTGGCCACAATATTTTCCTTTGGAAAAAGGATACAGCCGTCATATAACCTTCAATGACGGAGCTTATATGGGAATTATGAATTTGCTAAAAAAAATTATTGATAATGACCCTAATTTTGCTTTTATTGATGCTAAAACAAAAAATAAAGTCGATAAGGCTTACGAAAAAGGATTGGATTGTATCCTAAAAATGCAAATTGTGGACAATGGAAAATTGACTGCCTGGTGCCAGCAACACGATGAAATCACTTTGCTTCCGGCATGGGCTAGAAAATTTGAACCGCCAAGCATTTGTAACGGAGAAAGCAGCGACATTGTTTTGTTTTTGATGAGTTTGGACAACCCAAATGAAAAGATAATTAAGTCGATAGAAAGTGCCGTGCAATGGTTTGCTGCTTCGCAAATTCATAATACCCGAGTCGAAACATTTGACGCACCTCAATTTGAATCAAAATACAAAACGGTAACCAAAGACAACAGAGTGGTAAACGACCCTGCTGCACCTCCTATTTGGACTCGCTATTATGAATTAGGAACTGAACGCCCTTTGTTTTGCGACCGAGACAGCAAATATTTGTACTCATTAGCTGAAGTGAGCCGCGAAAGACGCGTTGGTTACGCTTGGTACACCTACTCGCCTCAAAAAGTTTTGGATAAATATCCGAAATGGCAAAAGAAATGGGCTCCAACAACTGCTATCATAAAACAATAA
- a CDS encoding LamG domain-containing protein has product MTSATRLITILFVCFSLATKGQNSENKTKTNTEWLVANLLREKSNTTEISGNPQITNSPYGEAVAFNGKDDALFLNELPLNSLQEFTLEMIFKPDLNGVFEQRVLHIGESRESRILLEIRAVDSNWYFDVFAVSGTNKKPLASEKLIHPLGKWYHVAFVVTPNKLTSYVNGKLELQEAFTFLPITTGKTAIGVRLNKVSWFKGDIYKIRITPKEIKPDDFMPFLKDETR; this is encoded by the coding sequence ATGACTTCAGCAACGCGGTTAATCACAATACTTTTCGTTTGTTTTTCATTGGCCACAAAAGGTCAAAACTCCGAAAACAAGACGAAAACCAATACCGAGTGGCTGGTAGCTAATTTGCTTCGCGAAAAATCAAACACCACCGAAATTAGCGGAAATCCCCAAATAACAAACTCTCCTTATGGTGAAGCTGTGGCTTTCAACGGAAAGGATGACGCGCTTTTCCTAAACGAGCTACCTCTGAATTCACTTCAGGAATTTACCTTAGAAATGATATTCAAACCGGATCTAAACGGAGTATTCGAACAACGTGTCCTCCATATCGGGGAAAGCAGGGAAAGCCGAATATTACTGGAAATCCGAGCCGTTGATTCCAACTGGTATTTTGATGTTTTTGCTGTTTCCGGAACTAATAAAAAACCACTCGCCAGCGAAAAACTGATTCATCCTCTGGGAAAATGGTATCATGTGGCTTTTGTAGTTACACCAAACAAACTGACTTCTTATGTTAACGGAAAACTGGAATTGCAGGAAGCCTTTACTTTTCTGCCAATTACAACAGGAAAAACCGCCATCGGTGTCCGCCTAAATAAAGTTTCATGGTTCAAAGGAGACATTTACAAAATAAGAATTACTCCAAAAGAAATTAAGCCCGATGATTTCATGCCTTTTTTAAAGGATGAAACGCGTTAA
- a CDS encoding LLM class flavin-dependent oxidoreductase: MKSSIPISLLELAIITQESNAAETMQKTKELAQLADDLGYKRIWLAEHHNMAHVASTATVVLIGYIASQTQNIRVGSGGIMLPNHSPLIIAEQFGTLGILYPERIDLGLGRAPGTDTQTAQAIRPDFFEESQRFPKNVKALQDYFSEANAESKVRAFPAEGVNVPIWILGSSMDSASLAAAYGLPYAFAGHFAPRQMIQAFEFYRENFKPSIYLDKPKTLACVNVIAADTDNEAEILSTSLYQMFQNLVQNTRKPLQPPVDSLSDLMNDMSEESRFHVNQMTAGSFIGSRETLTKELKEFIKYSRVDELMISSPIFNHQDKLKNLRIVKKVIDTINEPETV; encoded by the coding sequence ATGAAGTCCTCAATCCCAATATCTTTATTAGAGTTAGCTATTATCACGCAGGAAAGCAATGCGGCGGAAACGATGCAAAAAACAAAAGAATTGGCTCAACTGGCCGACGATTTGGGTTATAAACGAATCTGGCTGGCCGAACATCATAATATGGCTCATGTTGCGAGTACGGCAACGGTCGTGTTGATTGGTTATATTGCAAGTCAGACGCAGAATATTAGGGTTGGTTCAGGCGGAATTATGCTGCCGAATCATTCTCCGTTGATTATTGCTGAGCAGTTTGGGACATTGGGAATCTTATACCCGGAGAGGATTGACCTTGGTTTGGGACGGGCTCCCGGAACCGATACGCAAACTGCGCAGGCAATCAGACCTGATTTTTTTGAAGAATCACAACGATTTCCAAAGAATGTAAAGGCTTTACAAGATTATTTTTCGGAAGCGAATGCTGAATCAAAAGTGCGTGCTTTTCCGGCCGAAGGAGTCAATGTTCCTATTTGGATTTTAGGGTCGAGTATGGATAGTGCATCATTGGCTGCTGCTTATGGATTGCCGTATGCTTTTGCGGGGCATTTTGCGCCAAGACAAATGATTCAGGCATTTGAGTTTTACAGAGAGAATTTTAAACCATCAATTTATTTGGACAAACCCAAAACGTTAGCGTGCGTGAATGTGATTGCCGCCGATACAGATAATGAAGCCGAAATTTTATCGACGAGCTTGTATCAAATGTTTCAGAATTTGGTTCAAAATACCAGAAAACCATTGCAGCCACCTGTGGATTCTTTGTCAGATTTGATGAATGATATGAGCGAAGAATCCCGTTTTCATGTTAATCAGATGACTGCGGGTTCCTTCATAGGCAGCAGGGAAACATTGACTAAGGAATTAAAAGAATTCATCAAGTATTCCCGTGTGGATGAATTGATGATTTCCAGTCCAATTTTTAATCATCAGGATAAATTAAAGAACTTACGGATAGTTAAAAAGGTTATTGATACCATAAATGAACCGGAAACGGTATAA
- a CDS encoding ABC transporter ATP-binding protein, with amino-acid sequence MKILYTYIKEHKPLLFLALFLAAINQCFSLCDSIIIGKLLNQCGVGVASFHNNFGLFTKAVLGWLVLSLGASMMSRIAKNFQDYFTNIIIQRTGAKMYTDGIKKALELPFQDFEDQRSGETLGKLQKVKIDCEKFITLSISLVFQTLIGIVFVMGYAINIHWLLGPIFLATVPVIAFISSFLGKKIKKVSREILGETTALAGATTESLRNIELVKSLGLTDQEVNRLNSTTIKILGLELKKVRFIRSLSFVQGTTVHFMRTSLVFALYMFIFQGIIKPGDLITLMFFSFFLFNPLQELGNVIATYNETKASMDNFGELMNSKSEEKPVHPKTIGLIDNLKFSNISFKHQTATSHAVKDISFEAKAGETIAFVGPSGSGKTTLVKMLVGLYTPEEGAIFYNETNVKDIDLTELRQQLGFVTQDAQLFSGTIKDNLLFVKPDATDEEINDVLQKSACQNLLARAEKGLDTTIGEGGIKVSGGEKQRLSIARALLRNPRLLLFDEATSALDSITEEEITKTIKSISSKQDQITVLIAHRLSTIMHADRIYVLEQGAIIEQGRHFDLLDEKGLYYAMWRQQIGERKLV; translated from the coding sequence ATGAAGATATTATACACTTATATTAAAGAACACAAACCTTTATTGTTTTTAGCCTTGTTTTTGGCAGCTATCAATCAGTGTTTTTCGTTGTGTGACTCCATCATCATTGGTAAATTATTGAATCAATGCGGTGTTGGTGTTGCCAGTTTCCATAACAATTTCGGGCTTTTTACCAAAGCTGTTTTGGGTTGGTTGGTCTTATCATTAGGAGCTTCCATGATGTCAAGGATTGCTAAAAACTTCCAGGATTATTTTACTAATATTATCATTCAGCGAACTGGCGCGAAAATGTACACGGACGGAATCAAAAAGGCTTTGGAATTGCCTTTTCAGGATTTTGAGGATCAACGAAGTGGGGAAACATTAGGGAAACTCCAAAAAGTAAAAATAGATTGCGAAAAGTTTATTACGTTGTCTATTTCGTTAGTTTTTCAAACGCTGATCGGGATTGTATTCGTGATGGGATACGCGATTAATATTCACTGGCTTTTGGGGCCAATTTTTTTGGCTACTGTTCCTGTTATTGCTTTTATCAGTTCTTTTTTAGGTAAAAAGATCAAGAAAGTTTCAAGAGAAATTCTTGGAGAAACTACAGCTCTGGCAGGTGCTACAACCGAATCGCTACGTAATATCGAATTGGTAAAAAGTCTAGGACTAACAGACCAGGAAGTGAATCGTTTGAACAGTACAACAATAAAAATATTAGGATTGGAATTGAAGAAAGTCCGTTTTATTCGTTCGTTGAGTTTTGTTCAGGGGACAACGGTTCATTTTATGCGAACCAGTTTGGTTTTTGCGCTGTACATGTTTATTTTTCAAGGAATTATTAAGCCGGGAGATTTGATCACGCTGATGTTTTTCTCTTTCTTTTTGTTTAATCCACTTCAGGAGCTTGGAAATGTGATTGCGACCTATAATGAAACAAAAGCTTCTATGGATAATTTTGGCGAATTGATGAATTCCAAAAGTGAAGAGAAACCAGTGCATCCAAAAACAATTGGTCTTATCGACAATTTGAAGTTTTCGAATATTTCGTTCAAACATCAAACCGCGACTTCGCATGCTGTAAAGGACATTTCTTTTGAAGCTAAAGCGGGCGAGACTATTGCTTTTGTGGGACCTTCGGGAAGCGGTAAAACGACTTTGGTTAAAATGCTGGTAGGTTTATACACCCCTGAGGAAGGTGCTATTTTTTATAATGAAACAAATGTCAAAGACATAGACTTAACAGAGCTGCGTCAACAATTAGGTTTTGTGACTCAAGATGCTCAACTGTTTTCGGGGACGATAAAAGATAATTTGCTGTTTGTAAAACCTGATGCAACAGATGAAGAGATAAATGATGTTTTGCAAAAATCGGCTTGTCAAAATTTATTGGCCCGTGCCGAAAAAGGTTTGGATACAACCATAGGAGAAGGCGGAATTAAAGTGTCGGGTGGTGAAAAACAGCGCTTGTCGATAGCTAGAGCATTGTTGAGAAATCCGAGATTGCTGTTGTTTGACGAAGCTACTTCAGCACTTGATTCCATCACCGAAGAAGAAATCACCAAAACCATCAAAAGCATTTCTTCTAAACAAGACCAAATTACAGTATTGATTGCACATCGTCTGTCAACTATTATGCATGCTGACCGAATTTATGTTTTGGAGCAGGGAGCTATTATCGAGCAAGGAAGACATTTTGATTTACTTGATGAAAAAGGGCTTTATTATGCGATGTGGAGACAGCAGATAGGGGAGAGAAAATTGGTGTAA